tgaataaaggagctgtaccacaaggaaccaagaatgagaaaatcatacgtagaagcaactggaagagaactttcaacccagcagtaaaagattccaactatttgggaataatgacaacaaggaaataacaccgacagccaattctgaaaaatgagaaaccttgaaagaagagagattgaaggctaattGCTGAGGACGCCCCGgaaatggaaagtcagcaaatgacttttagagaaaacagcaataaaagatgaaaactatgagaaaaaagggaagagaccagcccttgagcaactgtcacagcacgagctctgaggggcaaaagagagaaatcactagtaccatggagccttagaaaacacactataaaaggaagagaaaacccatgttgaaggggcagaggattttcagtaggaagaatatcataacagagtcattagaactctgtaaaatttaagaaaaacagaggaatgtctcccggtatcccagaaacagccactatagcacatacttggattcaaaaggattcaaactttgcaagtcttagaggcttaaatagccatcaaagtctgtaatttttgagcttatttgaaccttgtatcacgtcttagtgagcacatttgtaatccacaatcaaggaaaataatgaaatatctcatattgatttgagaatttctaacaattactttgcatatttctttactgcttcttgctgctcaatacatatatattcttgcttgtaaagctgagtccctgcccaagcaaagccactcagacttgagttccaaatcccacaagtcttgtgcaaaagcataagtctgtgagaattggggccaggatcctcgtggctgaatcattctcataaaattcacttacatatatgtatgtgtattaatatatatatatatatatatatatcctaatagtgcagagaaccagagattctgggttcttacaggcctaatacgtcccgggatcccacgacagtatgCCCGGGGTAccaggaggaatcgcatttttgccttaaggagatttatgtgacttgcgcacaacttggttcgtaatcagcccccatttagctgcggtgaaccaagcccagtccaccaaaatacaactatttggcccaggatccttgggcctgtgtgctaaagaaaaaagcactctcacaatatgtttcttgtttcaactgCTTgtttcaagaatttattttgtttacttgtattttccatacatgcggttatgcattttgtttagtgttttaggaaatatacaggttgattcaattgagctgttgtctacacttgcaactgatggataatagttaggattggatttgtttttatgagcattatttttgtaaagggtttttctttgtaaactttgagtttttagttgtgttttgtcacggattgccaaaaggggagtttgttaggttctaaagacttaggattttatgtatttagaactctaatgtgtattgttggcaaaccatgatcaaaacaagatgtttagtcgtgtttagacttgctcaaagttggttcatttatgtaaagttggaacaaGCTGATGCAGAAATCATTTATGCTTCTTGGCCTGGTTCAATTGATCGAAgtttaggctcgatcaatcaaaaatcggGTCAGATGCATTTTCTGTAGAATTCCAACTTAACcctagttttgttttaaaacgtttagggttttgtaatttgccccaggtatataaggcaaaccctagtcacgtattagtgttgctcatattgctatttgtgtaaatctcttgtgagatctgtgaggagctttcctttacacaagcttaggattatcaagaaggagattttttcaagagcttgatgatcattcagttgctaccataagaacttaaagaaacacaagcgggtgtgcttgtaacAACAGCAATAAGCATAGacctgtcttcttcttcttcttcttcttcttcttctctttcagGTTCAGGAAGGTCCTTTTGAGCACGAGCCCGAGCACGAGCTTCAGCCTCCTCTTCACGTTGTGCCTTACGAACAAccctttcttctcttctctttcgtAGCTTTTCAATCTCTGCCTTTCTTTCTAGGATTCTTGTTTCCTCATCATCAGCTCCTTCAATATCAATACCCAGCGCAAAATCTCGTaaaatcttcttcttccatAAAAACGATTGTGTTGTCCTATTCTTCTTCAATTTGTTCTTCAGAATCCTCCTCAACAAAGAAGAACTTCAAATTGCCATTATAAAACAACGatgattaaaacaaaaacaactgcTTAGAAACCATTATAAAGGGAAAAGATTAAAGGGCCTCTCTCCTAGTCCTGCTCGGTTTCCTAAAACTTACTGTAGTAAATACCGACTCTGCCCTCCcataaaaaataccaaattctttaccactccatttttttttaatttttttttttactattttataagaaatattaaacaaatatatagtAAATTATGATTAATGAAATATAAGGTTGAGCATAAAAAGTGGTACAAATAATTTGTCAATTTACTTCtcttatatataaattctttcattaaattaaattattttattagatttttatttgTCTTTACTAATTCTAATAGCGAGTTCCTTGAAGTATCCAATGCCATTCAAGCAAGGTCTTTTAGAAACTTAAGGCTAATGGCCTACTTAATCCCCTCAAAGGCTCAAACTCAGACCACTCACTAATCCAGTTCTAGAAATTCTAGTATTATTACTACATAAAAAGCCATAACTCTTGCTATAATTTTTCTATGTGGCAAATTATGATTagctatttttcatttttacatgaatctaccattttttctccaccactcaCACTCTGTCACATCATCACACTCTGTCACATTATAAATGTGGCAAGAAATTGTGAAGAATTTTGTGATCCTAGACTTTTTCGACAAATTCTTTTGTCAAATTCATACTCCTTTATAACTTGGTAAAAGTACTAGTGTTTTATAGCAaatactttctctctctctcatatatatatatatatatatgctccATTATGAGAAATAAAATCCACGATAACTTCAATACACTTACATTACAGGCTTGAAAACCAAACTTAATTGGTTAAAATATCCAAGTCTCAAGCATATTAATCTTGTTAAATGCCAATCACAACGTAAGGTTATCATTTTGCTAATAAATCTTTGCTACATatcatgttaaaataaaatttgttgggttttaaatacaattttaatCTCCTTATTTATTAGCTAGGGTAGACAAAgtttatttagaaagaaaagaaaaacctagtAGACTAAATATTCATCATGTTGATCAtttattcatcttttttttctttttttctttttaaagaggTGAATGGAAGGAAAGTAGATTCATGCTGAAGATTTAAAGACagttaaaagaacaaaaatcttttgtCTCACAATAGTGTTCTATTTTATGTTCTACTACTTACAATATgtcatatatttgatatttttccttttaaattttaattactttataagaaataaaaagacaTAAGATTCTATTCCGACTAGATATATCATAATTAATTGTTAGTCTTCATTATTAAGGAGTGAACATTTGAAAGAAGCGAAAGAGTTAACTAACAACCATCAAATGTAAGACTTCTTAGTActgattttgaaaaatctaaccataatataattagacttaaggaaatatttttctttttggagggAGACTTAGGGTTTGGCCTACCGCCCATGTATTGGAGCACTAGACGGAAGCTTCACTCAAGAGACCTATGTTTTCTAAAGCTATTTTATAGCACTCTAACCTACATCTCCACCAAGAATCTTTGACCATGAAAATGAAGTAgttaatcttttcttttaaaaatgtgtttataGGGAGATTGAAAATGTATCTAGTATTTAAAAatgtattacaaatttttataggGAGATTAAAAAGTTTGTCAACATTGACTCAAAGTCTTGTAGCAAATAGAAGgttagaaaaattttctttcctgcAACTGTCAATGAGACTGAGAGAGAGGGTTAGAATCCATTAGTAGTATCTGCTGACTTGGAATTGAATTGGCATTTTATTGGTCCAAATAAGTCACGCGGCAATAATTGCACATTAGTAAATTGTAGGTGAATAGATGACACAGTCCCAATGAAACACTTCATTAACACAGTAGAGAGCAGGAAGGGGTTCTTCAATTTTGATTTAGGGAGCACAAAAACTTCATTTGAAATGTCATATCCGTGTTAGACCAGTGTGtatcaaattatcaatgttGTACTCATCAagtcatattataatttttcagaaattatTTGTGAAGGGATAAAAAATAGTATGACgttgggcctgacggatccgAGCCCATGGCCCGACAATAAGGGAGAGCCTAGGGCCTGGCATAACTTAAAATACTTGTGGCGCACGTTTGAAATCCGAAAGAATCCTAAAGGAAATCAGAATACTAGTGCATGGGTAATTCTAGAAAATACGCGCTTAATGAAAAACcgctctacaaggaaatgtttgcccatcacgtttgggattgCTCAAGTAGAGTTCTacaaggaaaagacttctaggTCAAGGAAGAGAGGCCAACctcctactactataaaagccccaataccctcacaaatcaaggtacgcatgatttgccctctctagcactctagagttgagaacaattctaacttgaccgttggagggtatttggccgacaccacaccggtgccctcggcgagatcacttctttcttcttgcaggttgtTAGTTTGAGCGAGCGTGGATCGTGTAACTCACTGATgattttacggcatcatcaattggcgccgtctgtgggaaacgcGAAGAGTTTAGCCAGACTATCGCCTTTCAGACATAAGAGTcgcatggtactcactcgcttgATGGCTACCACCAACAACGGTCAAGAAGATGAGCTGCCAAGATCTACTGCATTAGAGAGACAAGTCCAGACTCTCATGGCAGCAGTAGAATGACTCACAAAGCAGAACCATGATCTGGAGGAGCAGCTACGCCAAAGGGATGCAGGACCTAACGTTTAGGAGGAAAACCAAGAAGGTAACAGTGCCGAACGAAGGGACCAGGAGAGGCCAGAAGGCAGCAACGCCCCAAGCCGACCAGAGCAGCAAAACATAAGCCTTCCATCTCTCATGGATTTTGCCCCTCCGCCTATTATCAcagagatgcaggcgatgaaggagcagatggaggtcatgatgaatgccctcaagggacgagtatcCACTGATCTCGACGACCTAGTGAACAGAACTGACTCACCATTCACCACGTCCGTCAACTCATTCCCCCTGCCACTGAAGTTCCGGATGCCCCAGATCGAAAGCTATGATGGGGTCAAGGACCCCCTCGATCATCTAGAGActttcaagaccctgatgcaccttcaaggggtaccagacgagatcatgtgtagggcaTTCCCAACCACGCTGAAGGGCCCTGCGAGGGTTTGGTTCAGTAGATTGACACCAAGCTCCATTAATACTTTCAAGGAGTTGAGCGCCTAGTTCACCTCGCACTTCATAGGCGGACATCGGTACAAAAGGTCCACCGCGTGCTTAATGAGCATCAAGCAGCGAGAAGACAAGACGCTGCGGGCCTACATAACTCGTTTCAACAAAGAAGCCCTTTCAATTGACGAAGCTGATGATAAGATACTCGTAGCTGCATTTACTAGCGGGCTACGaaagggtaagtttttgttttctttatacaagAATGACCCGAAGACCATGATGGACGTGCTCTACAGAGCTACCAAATgcatgaatgcagaagatgcattGCTAGCCCGCGAGGTAAAGCCTAAGAAGAGGGAGAGGCAGGAGGACGCGCGACAAGATAGGGGGCGAAAAGTTGCTAGAACCGGGGATTAACGAGATGAAAAGCGCCCTAGACCCCCAACTAGAAGGTTCACCAATTTTACCCCATTAACTGCCCCGATCGATCAAGTAttgatgcaaatcaaagatgagGGAGCATTGACATTCCCTGGTAAATTAAAGGGAGATCCCAACAAAAGGCCAAGAGACAAGTATTATCGCTTTCACCGAGACCACGGGCATGACATAGCCAACTACTACGACTTGAAGTagcagattgaggcccttatcagGCAAGGGAAGCTACAGAGGTTCATCAGCAGGGAAAGAACCGATACGCCGAAGGAACAGGCCCCGCAACGGGAGAATGAGTGCCCTAGACCACCTATAGGGGACATAAGAATGATCGTAGGGGGCACAGCCACAGCCGGATCTTCCAAGAAAGCCCGCAAAACCTACCTCAGGATGGTCCATAGTGTCCAACTCACAGGATCCATACCAAAGATGCCGCTAATAGATAACCCCGTCATAGGATTTTCAGAGGATGACGCTCGGAGACTTCACCATCCTCATGACGACGCACTTGTGGTCAGCCTGCAAATAGGGGATTATAACATGCATCGGGTTCTCACCAACAATGGCAGCTCAGCAGACATCCTGTACTATCCagcattccagcaaatgagaATTGACAGGGAACGGTTAACCCCAACGAATGCCCCACTCGTGGGATTTGGGGGAACAAGGTGTTTCCCTTGGGCGCAATAACACTAGCTGTGACGGTGGGTGACTATCCTCAGCAGATCACTAAGGAGGTAACGTTTCTCGTAGTCGACTGCTCATCCGCCTACAATGCCATCCTAGGGCAACCCACTCTCAATTCCTGGAAGGCGGTAACTTCAACATACCACCTGATGATCAAATTCTCGACGGAATATGGGGTGGGAGAATTGCGGGGAAATCAAATAGCAGCACGGGAATGCTATATTGCCATGTTAGAAATGGAGGATCAGCAGCAAACAATGTGTATAGGAAAGCAGTGAGTATTAGCAAAGCCAGTTGAAGAGCTAGAAGAAGTAATACTTGACGACACGCGGCCTGAACGGACGACTAAAATTGGCACGCTAGCCAGTTGGCCAGTACGCCAAACGATCATGACTTTCCTCAGAAATAACCAAGACGTCTTCGCCTGGagtcatgaagatatgccaGGAATCAACCCCTCAGTCATGGTCCACAAGTTAAATGTGTCGCCCTCATTCCCTCCAATTCGGCAAAAGAAACGAGTCTTCGTCCAGGAGCGGGACAAGGCCATAGCCGAGGAGGTTCGAAAGTTACTGGAGGCAGGTTTCATCCGGGAAGTATACTACCCCGACTGGTTGGCAAACGTCGTTATGGTTAAAAAGGCCAACGGAAActggaggatgtgcgtagatTTCACAGACCTCAATAAGGCTTGCCCCAAAGACAGCTACCCGCTCCCACGAATAGATACCCTGGTGGATTCAACTGCAAGACACCAGCTCTTAAGTTTTATGGACGCTTTCTCCGGCTATAACCAGATTAGGATGGACGAATctgatcaagagaagacctccTTCGTCACAAGTCAGGGATTATTCtactacaaggtgatgcctttcggacTCAAAAATGCTagggcaacataccaaaggctaatgaacaagatgtttgcacaTCAGATCGGCAAGAACGTACAGGTTTATGTCGATGACATGTTGGTAAAAAGCCTGCATAAAGTTGATCACCTAGACGACCTCAGGGAAACATTCGATACGCTCCGATCGTTcaacatgaagctgaatccaaacAAGTGCGCATTCGGAGTGATAACTAGAAAATTCTTGGgtttcatggtgtcccaaagaggaatagagGTCAATCCGGAGAAGGTGCAGGCCATAATGGAGTTGGAACCACCAAGGACGGTTAAGGAGGTCCAAAGTTTAAACGGAAAGATCGCAGCTCTAAACAAGTTCGTCTCAAGGGCGACGGACAGGTGTTTACCATTCTTCCGCACTCTAAGGAAATCATTTGAGTGGACGGATGAATGCCAGACGACATTTAACGACTTAAAGGCGTATCTCTCGTCTCCACCACTGCTTAGTCCGTCCATGCCAGGCGAAGAACTCTACCTATATTTAGCCGTTTCACAAGCCGCAGTAAGCGCAGCTTTGGTGAGAAAGGAGGACGGGTCCCAGAAACCCGTCTACTTTACCAGCCGAGCACTCCGAGGAGCAGAAGAGAGGTACCCTCAAATGGAGAAGTTGGCTTTCGCGTTGGTAATCGCCGCGCGAAGGCTTAAGCCATACTTCCAAGCGCATACATTCGTTGTCTTAACGGACAAGCCACTGAGAAAAGCCATGAGTAGCCCAGAAGCAGTAGGAAGAATGACTTTGTGGGCAATAGAGCTGAGCGAGTTTGACATCCAATACCGCCCGCGGATGGCCATAAAAGGACAGGCAGTAGCTGACTTCATCGTCGAGTTCACTCTCAGGGAAGGCCAGgtggaggaagagaaagaacaaTGGAATATCTATACAGACGAATCCTCAAATAGACGAGCCGGAAGAGCCGAGGTAGTGATCCAAACTCCGCAGGGGGACAAGATACAATGTATGATCCGACTGGATTTCCCCACAACCAACAATGAGGCAGAGTATGAAGCCTTGGTGGCAGGGCTAGACCTTGCAAAGGCCGCGGGAGCAGAAAACATAGTTGTCCATGCGATTCACAAGTGGTAACGAGTCAGATCAATGGCGACTATGAGTGCAAGAACGATAGAATGAAGAGGTGTTTAGAAGAAGTGAAATACCGAATCAGCGACCTCGAAGTCGAATTCATTCAGATCTCAAGGGAAGAGAACGAATGGGCCGACCATCTAATAAAGCTGCGTCAGCCGAATTCATGCTGGTTCCCGAACAGGTATTATCATTCGTTCAAATCTCCTCACTTATCGATGACGGAACAAATATGCAGGTGGTAGACTCTGAGTGCAACTAGACCACGCCATTGATCTCCTACCTAAAAACTGGGGTGTTACCAAACGAGAAGGGCGCCGCAAGAAAGTTGAAGGTCCAGGCATCACGGTTCGTGCTGATAAAGGGCGTCttatacaaaagaggtttttctCGACCGTACTTGAGGTGTTTATGCCAAGAGGAAGCAGATTACGTGATGAGAGAAGTACAAGAGGgtatctgcggaaaccactcgGGCGCACGATCACTTGTACACAAGTTGATCCGAGCaggatactactggcctacAATAATGAAGGATGCGCAAGCCTATGTCCAGtcctgcgacaaatgccagaggttcagcaatttcaTCAGGCAGCCGTCCGAAGAACTGACACCTATGACGGCACcttggccgttcgcacaatggggacttgATATCATGGGCCCATTCCCAATGGCAATCCGACAGCTGAAATTCTTGGTAGTAggcatagactacttcactaagtgggtcgAGGCGGAAGCCTTAGCCACCATCATGAAGAAAAACATCCGAAGTTTTGTCTGGAGAAATATCATATGCAAGTACGGGATACCCAGAGTACTGGTTTCTGACAACGGAAAGCAATTCGACAACAGCGCGTTCAGAGACTTTTGCTCGGAgctagggatcaagaatcactactcgtcACCCATACACCCACAGGCGAACGGGCAAGTCGAAGTCACGAACCGGTTCTTGCTCAAGATAATCAAGACCCGtttcgagggggcaaagggtatctgGCAGGACGAACTACCAAGCGTCCTATGGGCATACCAGACCACAgcgagaacacccactggaGAAACACCATTTCGACTTGCATATGGAACCAAAGCTGTCATTCCCGCAGAAGTGGGGCTCACGAGCTACCGGGTGGAGAGCTACAAcgaagataagaacaaagagGCTATACGCCTCCAACTCGACCTAGTGGACGAAGTCAGAGCGGCAGCAGAGCAAAGGTTGGCGCGTTATTAGAATCTTATGGCAAAACACTACAACAGCAAAGTGAGGCATAGGGACTTTCAGGTCGGGGATCTTGTACTACGGAAAGTAATGGGTGCCACTAGAGATCCTTCATaaggaaaactcggccccaactgggaaggaccctacaggatCGTATCATGGCAAAGGAAAGGGACCTACCACCTCGAGACAATGGGCGGACAAAAGCTGCAGCACCCTTGGAACACGGAGTATCTacggaaatactaccagtagagaGAATGTGAAAAAACTAGCGATTTcccagtttattttatttttagctacaatttaggagtttttctttgactttgctacaatctttttgtgcctttttaagcccaaggagGCAGGTACTTTTTCTACAAACGCattttctttaaagaagaaTATTCAGACACGGCTTTGATTTTCCACATAgatttttattatgaatggaTAGGCTACACAAAGTAGACGGACATGTAaaaaagtccacaaagtggacggatcacccaaagggtgaaataacttacaaagtccacaaagtggacggatcacccaaagggtgaagactatttacaaagtccacaaagtggacggatcacccaaatggtgaaataagttaaaaagtccacaaagtggacggatcactcAAAAGGTGAAATaatttacaaagtccacaaagtggacggatcacccaaagggtgaagactatttacaaagtccacaaagtggacagatcacccaaagggtgaaataatttacaaagtccacaaagtggacggatcacccaaagggtgaagactatttacaaagtccacaaagtagacggatcacccaaagggtgaagactatttacaaagtccacaaagcgGACgaatcacccaaagggtgaaataatttacaaagtccacaaagtggacggatcacccaaacgGTGAGATAATTTACAAAGTCCATAAAGCGGatggatcacccaaagggtgaaataatttacaaagtccacaaagtggatggatcacCCAAACGGTGAAATAATTTAcgaagtccacaaagtggacggatcacccaacaaagtccacaaagtggacggatcacccaaacgGTGAAGACTATTTACAAagcccacaaagtggacggatcacccagagggtgaaataatttacaaagtccacaaagtggacggatcacccagagggttaaataatttacaaagtccacaaagttaTACAGATACCAGACCGTCAACAGCgttatacaaaaattacaaagatgGATATTTACTCAATCTCTCCTTTCTAAAGAGGACGGATATTTATGCAAGtttcaaacaaaaagaattagCAAGCATAAAATTATAAGATAATGCATTAGTAACGGATAAGACCCTCAAAGGGCAATCgtttaatacaaaaaataaaggacGGATCgttctcaaaataaatacaaaaaaagaaatgtaataATAATCTACATTTTTTGGTCGGCATCTTGGACATGCTTAGCTGGAACTGATTCTCCGTCACCCTAAACTGCATCCTCACCAAAGAGGTCATTTGTGTTCTCTGAAGCGACGGGCAAGTAGACGTTTGATCTTGGTCATTGACATTTATCATTGACACGTCCAGTTCAGGATAAGCTTTCTTAACTTGACGGAGTGCATCatcaaagccttgaaggaacaATCCCCCCAGCTCGCCCAATAAGGCGTTGGAATCACGGTATTCACGGACCGCAACCTCCTTAGCTTGACGGAGCTTTTCCTTCAAGTCTTGGACTTCCTTTTCTTTGGCTTCCAGAGCCTTCCCAGCTTCCTCCGTCCTCTGCTCGAGCTCTTTTCTCGCCTGCTCTAAAAGGTCAAACTTCTTCTCCATTGTGGACTTCCACTTGTGAAGTTGACCAAGCTCATCCTCCGTCTGCTCTGCCTTTGCTCGCACACGTTCCAGAGCCGCCTCACGGTTAAGACACCGGTCCATTaggcccttcatcataaccaaggactgGAACAAACAAGTTAAACGGTGTTAGACAAAAAGCTAAGCAGAGTAATCGGGCTTAAATCGACGGATAAAAGTTACCTATGCAACAGCAAGGAGACCCGTCTCCCCTATTGCCTCCGTCAAGTGATTACCTAAGTCCTCGTAGTCCTCCAACGAGATTATTGATGAAAGCTTCTCCAAGGCAAATTTGGAGTCGTCACGGAGGAGAGGAGGAGGCTTCTCTTGGCTAGTGGACGGGGCCTTCATTAAGCCCTTGCCAGACCCATGTTTTGCTGGGGTGACGATATTTGCACCCTCAGCCATCAATCCTACGACGGGTTCCAGGGAGACCTTTTGCTGCTTATGTGGACAGTCAGATTTGGATGACGGTTTCCTCTTTATCGACGGAGCCGTCCTTTTTGGAACCACAACCTCGCCGGACTCTTTTTGCTTGGCGGCCTGTGATTTTATCAGTGCCCTCCTCTTAACGTTGTCCATCTCTGTAAAACAGGACGGATGAAGTTATTTACATATAGTTGAAACCATTTATGCGAAGTAAAGGATGACGGACTTACGTCTGTGAACTCTTTCGTCGTATCTAATGGCTTCACGGGTGGGTTcaggaccgtcacaataccaatggATGGTTTTCAAATTTACCAACTTCGCCCAAGTCCTTTCTTCCGACTTGGTCTTCTGAAAAATCTTCTCAAGGAAACTAAACTCCTCAATACTAACTTGTGGGCACCGTCTACCTGTAGAGAAAATAGACGGTTAAAGGAAAGATCCATAGCTGACGAATGTAAGAAATATTTGCAAATTTGACGGATGCATACGAGATGAATGTAATACTCCCCAAGTTGTGTCGACGGGCATATACTCCGTCTTTCCTGGACGGCTCATCCATCCGTCACCCTCTaggaagaagtaacgactcttccagtctctatttgagttagGTGTTTCAAAAATGACCTTCAACAACGGGCTCTTACTGGCAAAACTATAAATTCCCCTTGACCTGTCAATCTCGTCCGGACGGTAGCAATGAAGGAATTCA
The Quercus lobata isolate SW786 chromosome 10, ValleyOak3.0 Primary Assembly, whole genome shotgun sequence DNA segment above includes these coding regions:
- the LOC115964235 gene encoding uncharacterized protein LOC115964235; this translates as MSIKQREDKTLRAYITRFNKEALSIDEADDKILVAAFTSGLRKGKFLFSLYKNDPKTMMDVLYRATKCMNAEDALLAREVKPKKRERQEDARQDRGRKVARTGD